DNA sequence from the Deltaproteobacteria bacterium genome:
CGCATCACAGCGGGCGAAGGGTTGGATCGAGTGCCACCCGAACCTGTTTAGCGCCTTTCGCTGGGTAGAGCATGAATCCATTACTAAGGATGAAATGTATGACGTTATGTCGTGGGGTACTCACCTGGCGACGCATCCAGAATCGTTGGGGCACGTCCTGCGCCAGTGTCATGGGCAACTGCGTGAAGCGATCCACGCACTCTCACAATACTCCAATCCGACGACTGCTCCTACGATTGCCCTAGAGCGCGCCGCACAACAGGGGACGTTCGCGGGACTTCGACAGATCTTTCGTGAGGAACAACGCATTGCTACGATCTTGGCGGCATATCGAAGTAACAATCTCAGTGCTCAACGGCGGTTCGCATACTGGCTGTGTAGATCTGAGACAAAACGCGGCATCCTCTACGAGGTTGCTCCGGACGCTGTCACAATTAATATCTATGGACTGACTGAACGGGAATGGCATGAGTGGAACATCCCGGAGGACACGTCCATTCTCACAACCAACGACCTGGAACAATTGGGGCCTTGTTGGCCTGTAATGAAACCGGGTCAAGAACCGAGGAGTCACTATGCAATTCATTAGATCCGTTCGCATTATCCTGGAAAACCACTTCTATGTTGGCACGTGTGCCGATGCGCGGCGCCGTCCCTTAGAAGCGCCAAATCAAGGCAAACGGGGACACAAGAAATTAGCAGATGAGCGATATGACCAGCTTTCCAAAGAAGCCGGTATTGTCAATTCAGAGCTGACCAATGAAACGACATGACTGACGAACTCTTCGAAAGGGGTCATGCCATGGATGTTCCAATGCGCCGAGGGCGCCTGCTCGCAACGGCATATGCACATATTTACCAACCCACAGCGGATTTGCGTCTTGTGCGGCACTGCTTGACACGAGTTCGAGGCGCACATCTCGCACTCGGTTGTGGAACTGGTCGAGAGCTGGAACCGGCTCTCGAGGCGCGGCGAGCGGCAATCGGCATTGATTATTGGGAGGACATGCTGGACGTGGCACGGAGAAGATTCCTCGCACGTCATGCTGATCTCTTATCTCTGCAGTGCGCTGATTTTACTTCAGTCGAACTGCCACGACAGGTTGGATTGATCACGTGCCTATCCAATACATGGCCCATGATCCTGGAACGCAAGCATCGTAGGGCGATGTGGCAGCGCTGCTGCAGCAGTCTTGCGACCGGTGGACTAATGATGGTCGTTGTCGTGAACCAATATCCACCTGGAGTTCTGGAACGGCACATGGAGATCGATACCGATAGTGGAAAACTCGACTTCCATATCCGGTGGGAAGAAGATCGTGCCATGTCCCTGAGAACATACCATTTGGACTTATCCAGGCAGCAGGAGTCAGAAGTGCACACTATACCGACCGCCATTATCGCCCATACAGAAATGATCATTGATGCACAAAATGCGGGATTCCTGGTGGATGCCATCTTTGGGGATTACGATGAATCACCACTATCTGACTCCTCCCCATGGCAAGTGATCATATGCACAAAGGATGCATGAATCGAGTGCCCGCAAAAACGGCGCCATGGCAGCGTGGTTGCACTTTTATTAGCCACGGCTTCCTATTGGCACTTGGCATTGTGCTTGCGCAGCCTGCCGCTGGTGCTTCAGTGCGGGAATATCACCGCATTCTTCTGTCCGATCCGATCGATCTTGATCCAGCTAGAATCGAAGATGTGAATGCGCTACAAATAATGCTCCAAGCTGCCGAAGGTCTCGTCGAATTGGAGCACAATAATATCAGTCCGGCGATCGCTGAGCGATGGGAGATCTCTACGGATTTGAGGGAATATCAATTTCATCTCAATCCAAAGGCCCTGTTCAGTAATGGAGTCCGGATCACAGCAGATGATGTCGTGCATTCATTTCATTATCTACTTGGCGACAGCTCGTTGGTCTGGAGGGAGTTATCGGTTATCAGCGGGGCCACAGAGTATCACGAAGGAAAAAATGATACTGTGACCGGTATCGAAAAAATAGGTCCCCAGCTAGTCAAGTTTACGCTGGAGCGACCATTTTCCCCATTTTTGGAAATTATCGCAACGCCGCCGTTCGTTGTGCTTCCACAACAGAGTTTTAAGATATTGCATGAGAAAAAAGTAGCGCCGTTCGTCTCCTCAGGGCCCTATCAGCTAGTACACTACGAGAAAACACAATCGGTGCAGCTAGAGCGGAATCCGTACCACCGGGCTGCGGATCGCGTTTACTTCGATCGCATCGTTTACAACATAGTTCGCAATCCGTTGCTGGCAAAAGCGGGGTTTTTCGGAGGCCTTTACGCGGATATATGGCCAATTTTCATCCGCGATGTACCACTACAGTCACATGGCCATTTTGAGAGGATTCCAGCGTATTCGGCCGGCACCTGGTATCTTGAATTCAACCTCAACAATCCAAGCGTTGCCAATCTCGCATTGCGGCGTTTCATAGCATCAAATTTGGATCGACGCGCCTTTCTGCTCGAACTTCAATTACCCACACATTTTGCGGCCACTCGATTCATTCCCAGAGGTCTCGTGGGATATCGGGAGGCTGCAGCGAGTGCCGAGGTAGTAGACTGGCAGCACGAATTGGCGCAGGCCGGTTGTCTTCCTGAAAAGCCGTGCGTGGTCGAGTTGATTTATGAAAAAGATGTCAGTGCGGCCTTAGAAAAACTGTTTCGCCCCATCAGGGAGCAACATGCAGACAGGGTCCACATTATCCTGCAAAAGCTGGAGCGTCATGCGTGGTACCAGCGATTTATCACGGGTGCTTATGCAATGTTGTACATCGGAAATAACGCACGGTATTCCGACGCATATTCCATGCTAAATTATTTGATGATGGATCAGTATCACCCCGGACTTCAGAGAGAAGAAATCGGGCGACAATTGGAATTGGCATTCGAGACGAGCGACCGGGTGGTGCGGGGAAACCACTATGCACGTGTCGATGATCTGTTGTTACAGCAATATGCAGTGGTCCCCATCTACCATGGAGTCGTGCCCTATCTCTTTGTAAGAAAAGGTTATGTGGGACACAAAGTACCAATATTGGGACCGCATCACATCGTGATGAGCAACATCAGACAAAGTTCTCAGTAACATGAAAACTCTCAGCCTCAAGCACATATTTAGGTTATTCTTTTGTGGGTACACTCTTTCATGCCTCGTTGTCCTTGGAAGTTTCTATGTGCTGAATAACAAAGTTGAGGCGCAATTTCATAACGAAGCAGATTCGACAACGAACATTCTTGCCGAGCTGGTGAAGAACTCTTTGATCATCTCCGATTATCATGAAATCCAGCGCATCGGACAAACTATGGAAGAGTTACCAGAGATAGAGACTATAGAAATCGCTAATGTGTATGGAGACATTATCTACAGTGGGGCAGACTCGCATCTCCACGATGATGTTACATTCATCGTGGAGCGGGCGATTGCAGAGCGAACGGTTACGGGAGCTGTGACCAAATTGGGGCGAATTAGCGTAACTTATTCCTATCAAGCGTTACGAACAGTCTTTGAACGCCACGGCACCGTTATCGGCGCAATGTCTGCTTTGCTTTTGGCTGGTCTTCTTGTGATGTGGCTGGCGCTCTCCAAACTGCTCGTGCGTTTTATTTCGAACGTGCAAGACAGACTGCGCAAATTAGGACACGCAGAGCACACAGACAGCGCAGAGCATCAGCGAATCGCGGAATTCCAGACGATTTGGGACAGCCTGACTGGGGTATCCGACCGTCTCTTCGCACTAAGAGAGAGGCAACAACGGCAAGTTGAGCTTGAGACGGTGGCGCGAATAGCCGCCCAAGTCGCGCACGATATCCGGTCGCCGTTGACGGCGTTGCGGGTGGTGGCGGGGCATTTGGCGGAGGTGGGGGAAGAGAAACGGGTGATGATTCGGAATGCGGTGCAGCGGATTGACGATATTGCGAACGACTTGGCGGGGAAACAGACGGCGGTGGCAACGGGGGGACAGGACGCGGCGGAGACGGAACGGTGCTCCGTGCAGTTGCTCTCCAGCTTGGTCGAACCGTTGATCTCGGAGAAGCGGATTCAATTGCGCGCGCGGTTGGGAGTCGAGATTCAATGCACGTTGGACACCACGGCGTATGGATTGTTCGCGCAGCTGCAGCCGGTCGAATTCAAGCGGCTGCTGTCGAACCTGATCAACAACTCCGTCGAGGCGCTGAATGGTGCGGGCACCGTGACGGTCACGCTCGAGCACGTGGATGGTGTCCCGCAGATCGTCGTCGCGGACACGGGCCAAGGGATTCCGCCGGAGATCCTGCCGCGCCTGATGCAGCGCGGGGCCACGTTCGGCAAGGCCGGCGGCTCGGGGCTGGGACTGTTTCATGCGCGAACGACCGTCGAGCACTGGGGCGGGACGCTGGCGCTGGCTTCCACCGTGGGCCACGGCACGACGGTCACCGTGACACTGCCGCCCGCTGATGCACCGGCGTGGTTTGTTCCCCGCGTTGAGGTGCGGCCGCACAGCCACATTGTCGTCGTGGATGACGACGCGTCGATTCATCACCTCTGGGACGAACGCCTCGCGCCGCTGGCGTTGGACGAGCACTCCATCCAAGTACAGCACTTCTCTTCCGGTACGGAGGCGCAGGCGTGGCGTCAGGTGCAGGCCGCAGAAACGCTGCTGCTGCTCTGCGACTACGAACTGCTCGGCGAACCGAGCAACGGCCTGGACCTGATCCAGACCCTCGGCGTCGCACACCGGGCGATCTTAGTGACAAGTCATTATGAAGAACCGGCGATCCAAGCGCGGTGCGCCGCACTCGGCGTCCGCTTGATCCCCAAGGGCTTGGCCGGGCTGGTGCCGATCGCGGTGGCCGCGCCTCCGGCGGCGGCAGCAGTGGCCGCCGCGGCCGCCCCGCCACCGAGCAACGGTGCCGCATCCTCCGCCGAAGGCGGTTCTGCCAACGGCGGAGGCGCGCACGTCCTCGTCATCGACGATGACACCGGCATCCAGTTCGCGTGGGCGGCGGAGCAGCGGCGGCTGGGGATCGGACGGTTGGCGATCTATCCGTCGATGGACGCCTGTGCGGCCGCCGCGCCGGACTATGCGCAATTCGATTTCGCGTTCGTGGATAAAAACATCCCCAGCGACACCTGGCCGATCGCGCAAGTCATCACGCACTTGAAGGCCGCTGGCGTCAAGCGGGTGATCCTCGCGACCGGCGAAAATCGAATCCACACGCCCGACGATCCGATCTGGACGCTGGCCGATGGTGTGGAACCGATGAAAGTGCCGGAGGTGTTACCGGGGTGACGCGGGAGTGGGGGGCGCGGATGAGAGCAGTTGGGCTTCGAGTGCCGCAACGAGTTGTTGTTCTTCGGGGCTCCGGCCGTAGGGGCGCGCGCGGTCCAACCAGTGGCGGGCAACCGGGTAGTGCCCCTGGTCCAGCGCGACTTCGGCACGGGTGGCGGCGATGCTGAACCGATAGGGGGCGCCGGCGGGTTCTGCGGTGACCCAGGCCCAGACCTGTTCGAGGGTGCTCGCCGCCGCGTCCCATTCGCCCTGGCGTCGCTGGCACTCGCCGAGCAACTGATACACCGCATAGCGTTGGGCCTGGATTCCCTCCGCCCCAGAGGCGCGTTCCACCTGAATTTGCAAGCTCCGCAACAGACTGGCCGCTGCCGCCGCGGCGCCCTCCAACAAGTAAACGCGCGCCAGATTCACGGACATCCCCACAAGGCGGGGCACGTCATCCAACCGATAACAATACGGGACGCCGCGCTCGTACGCGTCCCGCGCCGCCGCATAATCCACCGTACCCATCCAGAGATTACCGAGCCCATTGTAGATCGTGGCGAGGAAGCGCACGTCTTGCAGTTCCTTGGCGACCCCCAACGCCGTTTCCAGACACGCCCGCGCGGGTGCGGTCCGGCCCAGCGCCCGATGAATTTCACCCAAGTAGTAGAGGCGCTGCGCCCGCCGCCAATCCACCGTCGCTGTGGCATTCCACTGGGCCAGTTCCACCTCAAAATGGGCTTGGGCGGCTGCAAGAGCGTTAATGGATCAGCAAACTACAGCCGGCGGCGGAGAGGGGCGAGGTCGCCGCGCCGCCGCTGCCGTCGACTTGGTTGCCGGCGAGGATCGCGCCGCTGCGGGTGGTGGGATCGACAGTGCCGGGGGTGGGGGATTCGATGGTGGGCGGAAGGGATGGCGTTGACGGACTGCCCCCGCCAAAGGCGGGTCTGCCTTCGGCGGAGGGGTCGGTGGGGGCGTTGTTCGTTAGGCTGTTGCCGTCGGCGGCGGAGGGGCCTTGAAGCTCGTTCAGCGACGTGCCATCACCGCTGAGGGCCTCCGGGCCGCCGGCGAAGACGCCGATGACGGCGCTGCCGCCGTCGTTACCGGCGCTGAGCGGGGTGGTTGCAGTGTCCGGTGTCGTCGGGATCTCGACCTCGAATCCAGATTCCGGACCCAACATCTCGACCGGCCCGGCGTCGGCATCGCCACCCACCACGCCACTCTCTGCCCCATTACTCCCGGCCATCGCCCCGCCGATCGGCGCGAGGATGACAGTCGTGGGGCTGAGGGGGGTCTCAATAATGTCTAAGAAAATTGACGGAAGGGTACTGAGTTGAAAATTGGTCAGTGTCTTATTTGCAAATGCAGAGCTAAGAATCAGAGCAAACTGCCGCTCAGACTCAATAGCAGACGAAGAGTCTTGTAAGCGGTCGCGACAAATGGCGAGACACGTTGTCTGCGGCAAATACTCTCCCACGGCTGCTATTGCCTCCAATTTCCATCTTTCTGTCCCAGCGGATTCATATGTGCATGATCCGCTTAATTTGGGCGAAGCCGCGTCAACGAGTTCCACTAATTCGATTGTCCCCGGCTTGGAGAGACACCACGCCGATGGGACCACGACATTAATCCCGTCAACCACATTGCCTGCGTTACACTTCTGATATTTCTCCGGCAATCCCTTCTCACCCATATGCGTACAACTTTTCCCGACAGTGAATTCCGCAGCCGTATCATGGTCCGCTGGAGCCGCAAACACCGTCGCCGCCACTGGTGCCTCACCTACACTGACCACGGCCTCCCCGGCAGTTGATTCGGCCACTTCCCCAATCGGATCCGTGGCCTCCATTTGGACGGGCACCTTCACCTCCGCAAACGTATTCGGCTCCACCACGACATTTGCGGTCTGCGGCGTTCCAAGCAAACCGGTATCGAGTTGCTGCAATGTGTTGTGGGTCACAGTCAGCACACTACCATCCAGCAACACGCCTTGTTGAAAGTGCCGCAACGTATTCCCCTGTTCCGCACCCCCACCCATCCGATGCCCATTCCCTTGCAGCACCACCCCCACTTGTCCGATGAATTGCGCCGCCGCGTTCGCTTGCAATACGGCCTCCGCGCCCGTTACGGCCGCAGACACCGCCGGAGCACCGTCGAACTGCGAACCGGTCACCTCGTGCCCCTCGCCTTGCAACTGCGCCCCGGTCGCGTACCCGTTCACAGTCACCGCACTCATGTGGGTCTGCGCGCCGCTGACACTGATGCCGATCGTCCCGTGCGGGGTCGGCGTGCCGGCGATGTAATCCCACAGGACTTGCACCTGATCGAGCAAGCTACCATTCTGTCCCACGCGCAGCCCGTGATCAAAATTGCGGATGGTCACCTGCTGCACCGTCGTGTTGCTCACTGGTTCCGCATCAATGCCGACCGTCTCCGGCCCGGCCGTCCCCGTCAGCGTACTCTCGACCACTGCGTGGCCGGAGCTCGACATCACAACGCCACGTTGTGCCCCGTCGAGCGCTGCCTGCTGCAACACGACCGGCTGACTCCCCTTCAACTCCACCAACGGCTTGTTCCCCAACAACGTCCCGCCTTTTACCGTCAGCCCATACACAATCAGCGGCACCCCACTCGCGTTGTCGATCACCAACGTGTCGTCCAACACCACCGGAGACTTCAGCGCAAAACAGATCGCGCGATACGTTTCTTTCAGATACAGCGCCTGCGTCTGCGCCGCCGTGAGCTTGGCCTTCACCCCCGCCAACCCCTTCGGATACACCGCCGTCACCACCCCCGGACACCCCCCACTCCCCTCCAACGTCACGGGCCCCCCAAAGGCACTCGGCATCGCCACCAACAACCCCACTACTCCCACCACACTCAACAGGACCTGTTGGCAAATATTTCTGAACGACTGCGGGTGACTGGGGGGGTATCGCCTCGGCCGCGCGGGCTGGGGCGCGGAAGCAAAGGGCTCTTGAAACCACTCGGACTGATCCGACAAGCAAGAAATTCGCGCGCCATCCCCCACTCTCAGGTCGCAGGGGAGACCCGCCCGCGCGGCCGAGGCGGTAGCCCCCCCAGGCAGGACCCGCACTCCGTAATCATTATTGCCAACAGCTCTAAAACTATTTCTCATCTCTCCGCTCCCCCGAACGGATGGCTTGCGCCCTCCTGAGTGAGCAAGGCCTATGCCACGCTGACCCACCGCGTCGAACCGCTGCGATATCCGCCGGATAGCCCTTGGCGGGCGGCAACCTCACACCGCCACTTCGGGTCATAACCCACCCGTTATCCGCCACATTCTCATTTTGGCAGTGCGTTTATCCCGACCGAAAACGCGCACATTTTCCCCACAATTTTTCTACGACACGTCCGATAACAATGAGTGCGGTGCTGCACAGCACAAAAATATTTTTGTCCTTGACGCAGCGCAATTTCGTCTTGCGCTGCGGCGCGTCGAGGTGTAGTCCACAGACACGATGTGCGGGAGAGGCCGATGGCCGAGAACACCACAGCAACACGCGGGTCCGAGGGTGGAAGCACACCCCGCAACCAGCACCCAGCACGGATTTGCGGTGCCGTGCTGTTGTGGCTCTGGGCTGCCGCCTGCGGTGGGGGCCCTAGCGGACTCGACCTCGCCAACGAACAAGGCGACACCAACGTTCCACGGCTGACTCCGATTGCCTCGACCAATCTCACGCCTTCCGTCACCCCCCCTGTATCTAATGATACGCCGCTCACCGCCGCCGCGTTGCGGGAACAATGGCTCTCGCCGGACCAGTACAGCGGCGTGGTGGTCGTGCAGTTTGCCGACGGGACCGATGTGCGGCTGCACGCCGGCGAATGGCGCACCGCGCAAGGCGCCG
Encoded proteins:
- a CDS encoding HAMP domain-containing histidine kinase, which codes for MARIAAQVAHDIRSPLTALRVVAGHLAEVGEEKRVMIRNAVQRIDDIANDLAGKQTAVATGGQDAAETERCSVQLLSSLVEPLISEKRIQLRARLGVEIQCTLDTTAYGLFAQLQPVEFKRLLSNLINNSVEALNGAGTVTVTLEHVDGVPQIVVADTGQGIPPEILPRLMQRGATFGKAGGSGLGLFHARTTVEHWGGTLALASTVGHGTTVTVTLPPADAPAWFVPRVEVRPHSHIVVVDDDASIHHLWDERLAPLALDEHSIQVQHFSSGTEAQAWRQVQAAETLLLLCDYELLGEPSNGLDLIQTLGVAHRAILVTSHYEEPAIQARCAALGVRLIPKGLAGLVPIAVAAPPAAAAVAAAAAPPPSNGAASSAEGGSANGGGAHVLVIDDDTGIQFAWAAEQRRLGIGRLAIYPSMDACAAAAPDYAQFDFAFVDKNIPSDTWPIAQVITHLKAAGVKRVILATGENRIHTPDDPIWTLADGVEPMKVPEVLPG
- a CDS encoding class I SAM-dependent methyltransferase, whose translation is MTDELFERGHAMDVPMRRGRLLATAYAHIYQPTADLRLVRHCLTRVRGAHLALGCGTGRELEPALEARRAAIGIDYWEDMLDVARRRFLARHADLLSLQCADFTSVELPRQVGLITCLSNTWPMILERKHRRAMWQRCCSSLATGGLMMVVVVNQYPPGVLERHMEIDTDSGKLDFHIRWEEDRAMSLRTYHLDLSRQQESEVHTIPTAIIAHTEMIIDAQNAGFLVDAIFGDYDESPLSDSSPWQVIICTKDA
- a CDS encoding tetratricopeptide repeat protein, with the translated sequence MELAQWNATATVDWRRAQRLYYLGEIHRALGRTAPARACLETALGVAKELQDVRFLATIYNGLGNLWMGTVDYAAARDAYERGVPYCYRLDDVPRLVGMSVNLARVYLLEGAAAAAASLLRSLQIQVERASGAEGIQAQRYAVYQLLGECQRRQGEWDAAASTLEQVWAWVTAEPAGAPYRFSIAATRAEVALDQGHYPVARHWLDRARPYGRSPEEQQLVAALEAQLLSSAPPTPASPR